CCTGCACACCCATGGTCtctttcgtgatctctatctggCTGTCGACAGCTTCGGTAACTTCGGCATGGCAttctttgacattctccacagcaATCACGAAGGATGCACTATCCTTCAACTCTTTCTCTAGACGCAGCACACTGTCAAGAAAACGCTTCTCTTCCTTGGTCAGCCTCCAGCAATAATCGTTCAGCTCTTTGACGAACTCTGAGAATTCGCCAAAATCATCCATCAAGTCCTCCGTGCTTAAGGCCAACATACGCCGGAGCCGCTTAATGACAGGGGAAGCCGGGGATTGACCACATTCGAAAGaaggatttttgggagacataacTCTGAAAGGAAAGCTTAGAGTTCTGCAGGTAAGAAGGGATGAACTGATTATTTCATCAAAGTACCACTTTTATAGACGGAGAGTCTCATCGTGGCAGCAGCAGGAGGGGAAACGGTTAATGAGAGTTGCTCATGAATGTAAGAACGTGCACCAAAGAGTGGGAGAGAAACGCGGTATATCGCGCGCCAAGAATTTTGGAGGGAAATTCGAATTGTACTTAAGCATTTCATTCCTACGGATTtcatgcttggggggctgtggactgggcaatgggcctaaaggcaaaatcaaattagcccaattaatataagaaaggaaacaggcccaaaacaattGAATTTCAAACGCCCATTTGGCGATACAAGGCCTAGGCGAGGTGGGTAATGACGGACGACGCCCATAAGACGGATTTGCATACGACAataaaatatcttcatccttccctgtcttagcgattaacttgggaaCGAAGAAACCAACTCCTTGAAACCGCCATGGCTTGAAGATCAaggttttattcctactttcacgctgcatcaccggaaaaggcgctgaagaccggatttgtaggaaccctagcttggagaagaaggcttTAATGGTCTATAAATAGTTTGATACTTTCATCTGTAAAGgaggatcgaattctgacttattaaaatcccagggttgttgggattgaactgagtgtattcacaccatttgatcaataatacaaaccccctcgttttttaccagaacaataATATATGACCGagcaatttcaatatttttataaactggGATAAGATTTGTAgacaaaattgattaaaaatttacaGTACCTCTCGTTATACCTCACCCTATGTTGCACCGGTACTTCGTTTTAGAcagagtaccggtaccgggtacgtaccgggtaccggtacgcgtatggtacttCCATGGTACGTATCCTCAAAGtaccgagtttttttttttgttttttcatgcgGATACACATGTGGTACTTCCGGGGTACGGACGTGGTACTCTCAGGGTACATACGTGGTacatatttcatcaaaaactattctaatttttttttgcaacactttTCAATCCtattctttattcttttttttatttgtttatttttttaataaagattcactttagtttaaaattagaatcGATTCAGTCTCCTtcccttttttatttatttttaaaagtgtaGCAGCATAATTTTACTACTAATCATAATTTCCTAAACTTGTAAAccataatataattatttttaaaaatcgctactttttatgtttaattatttgttttaaaaatataattttattattttaaaaatataactatattaaaaaaaatatacgagTGTACCCGTactgtagttttttttaaaaatgtcataCCACATACCGGTACCAATACCAAATATTGGTACCGTACCCGCAACTATGCAACATAACCTCACCTTATTCTAATTTATCAAAGAGGTATTGTTAACCTCACCCTATTCTAAAGTTTCTATTTCTAATTTGTAGTCTTTGTCTGCGTTTTAAAGTTTTTTATAcgttttgtttctttctttaattggaaataatagaaagaaaaacaacaattctgcaaattttaatttcaatcattattattatagtcTAACACAGAACAGAATCTATCTATAAGACCAAAAGCAAATACGACCGTTCTCGTTCAGATCCAAAACAGGTAGCCACGTAAGACAGATATTTATGTATTTCCACCCATTTCCAGGAATCTTCACATCACAAACAAACCTACCAATTGAATTATTATTGTCCAAAACCCCTTTCACTTTCACAACgcacttttttatttatttatttattttaatttaattaatttcctTATTACTGAATCTCCTTAAGAACAATTATACACCCAATTcattttattcaattcaatataataacaaataaataaaaaaatcaagaacaACAGAGAAGATAATACTAAAAATCATCAAAGAAGTTGCCTAATTTcttcatataataataatattaaaataatatttatattaaatttttttagttattattattatatggtaattttttatatcatgatgatgatggtaTCATCTTCATCAGATAACATCACAATcacaatcatcatcatcatcaccgtTGCAACTCCATCATAACAGAAAACTCTTCAAAACACACAAACCCATCCCCGTTTTTATCAACACCTGCTATCATACGCCTACACTCTTCTAACGTGCACCGTTCATCCCCAATCGCTCTAAAAACCCTCAACAATTCATCCGCCGAGATTCTCCCATCTCGATCCGTATCAAATACCTCAAACGCTTCTCTAAGTTCTTCCTCCGGATCCGAACCCGAACCGGATCCCGATCCGGATCCGTTACCCGATCCAGAACCGGAGCTAATCCGGTTCATGATCGTTTCCACGCTAATGAAGCCTCTACCATCGCTATCCACTTCGCTAAGCATCATCTCGATTTCTTCGGAACTAGGAGGACGCGCACCGAGGCGCGTGAGAACTGCTTGGAGTTCTTGACGCGAAACGACGCCGTCGTTATCTCGGTCGATTAAACGAAAAGCTTGAGCAAGCTCCCACTGAACGTCGACGTTGACATCAGACCAGTCTTCCGGAAGGACGCTGGTAGGTGTTTGTGAGCCACCAGCAACGGTTTTGTGAGTGGATTCATCGGATGAAGATGCTGACCCGAATGAAGGTGGGTCGGATCTTGAGACTGAGGATTTTTCCTTTTTGGAACGGAAGAGACGTTTGGGAGAGAGGTTTTTAGGGTTAATGAACTTCATTGAGTTTGTTAGAAAATTGAGAgaatgaaaatgagaagaaggagaagaagagaaTAAGAAGAGGGTTTGTTGAGGGGAAAGAGAGAGGAAGGTGAAGGGGGTTAAATGGATGCAGTGAAGGCATGAATAGCAGGTCCATTGCTCTTGAGAGTGTAGCTTCCACGAAGTTTCCTAACATTAATAGATTGATTGAAAATGAATGTGTAtaccatatttatattcattactatttatttttattttaaagagtagttaatgtttttttaagtGATGTTTTAGATTATTGTCCGTTTcgcccagttttttttttttaagtttatggaatttatgaaatataaattagttttatgttattttataagtttatactagtgaaaattgtaattttataagttgttttatcataaattaccttgacaaacttataataatatataaaaatagcataagttctaaaaaaaaatggacCAAACGAGCACCGAATGTGAGTCAATGCACAACtttgattattaatatttttaattatttactattatgaaaaatttatatttcGAAAATACTTGTCGAGACAAACTGAACAACATATTATATATTAgaacaaaacttacatgcatttccatacatgcatttcttacttttcctctcacaaagaggtagttttttttattaaaaaataattttcttttattttttcaaaatgaaaaaacacaaataaccacctctttgtgagtgaaaaagtaagaaatgcatgtatggaaatgcatgtaagttttgtcctatatattaatataaaaaattacgatcaaagtaaattatatgaatagtgTGCATGATTCTCAAACGACACTTTAAAATAAACGGATGGAGTAATttattaaaacattttttttgttttgagttaactcttttgtattttaaaataaccaaaaattctaataattttgaattcgatttagataaaaatatagtttcatttaattattaagTTGAGATTCTTTTGAATAATTCGTTTTTCATGAGTGTGTTTgagctaaaaaaaaagaaaaaggacacaatataaaaacaattcataaaataaattaaagaataaaGTTTTTTTCTTGGTAGTATGATTTTTCAAGCTGTGAGTAAACATTAAACTAGATAAGGTTGGGGTGGGGTGGGGTGGGGTGGGGTGGGGTGGGATAACTTTCTATTTTGGATTGGGATTAAGTCCAATTTGACGTTAAACTTAGGCCATTTAAGTGTAGAGATCGATCTATTTAGGCGTCAAAGTTGGTTTTCTTAGGCGTCGAGCTCGGCCTACTTAATCGTCTAGTTTGTTTGGTTGTCAAGCTCGGCTCACTTAGACGTCGAGCTCAACCCACTTAGGCGTTGAGATTGGCCTACTTAATCGTCGAGCCTATTTAGTCATCGAGTTCAATCTACTTAAGCGTCGAGCTCGGCCTACTTAATTGTCAAGTCTGTTTGGTCACCGAGCTTGTTTGGTTGTGGCGGTACCAATTGCACACTGGCACAAAACCACATGTTCCTGCTCAACGGTCACAGACAGAGAAAATGCAAAAGctctaaaaaaaagtataagctCTTAAAAAAATTGGGTCAAACAAGCACTGAATGTATGTCAATGCACAACtttgattattaatatttttaatttatttactattatgaaaaatttatatttcGAAAATACTTGTCGAGATAAATTGAACAGtatcttatatattaatatttatttttatatattaatagaaaaattgagattaGAGTAGATTATATGAATTGTGCGCATGATTCTCAAATGACATTTAAAAATGAACGGATGGAGTAATTTATTAAAACTGGCCCAAAGCCACGTGTTCCTGCTCCACGATCAGAGGTCAACGCTTTTGTAACGGTCGACATCAAAATGATTGACAGTTATTGTGAATCATAActtgattaagtggtgcatggtgtacaagttttcgatatttttataacgaatatgaattgcacaagtttttgaagttttaaatttttttgaaaatcatgtgatatgttattgagactcatcaagattaacggtattgaataaaaatccataaaccgttaattttaacgggtctcaataacatatcaaatgattctcaatttttttaaaaaaatttatagataatctatacgatataaactttctatccaacggtggattttataaaattcgtattcgttatagtgttTTCGGTGACTTGTGCATGATGCACAACTTAAGACACTTATGCACCGTAGACTTTGCCATCATTTGAATAGCAGTATGTTATTTTAGGTtatctaaatatatttttttgttacatgttatctaaattattttactgCATAACATAAGTgctgtgtattttttttttccaacacAAGCATCTCCATATATAGACTGTTTTTTAACTTGTCATTTTGTCTTTTTGCTATGTCGTTACtctaatttttattcatagtcTTATACTAACTCTGTTAAATATAGTCCTCCTACAAAAatttgtcctttttataagacaacatttaaattttcaagttcatatttttttctttttaccaatatACAGTacatggaagaaaaaaattgtgtagACCTCACACACACCTACcatcattttatattttcactCAAGACCAGTGATTCCTTTAGTAGATGGAACGGGTGGGTTGTATTTAAATAAGATTAGTAAGGTTCGGTCAGGTTAGCTTTAGATTGATGGAATTAGatgaaattaaatgaaaatggataaaataaaataatgtttcattgtttgaatttaaaaaataatgatgaaaTTGAATGGATTTTATCTCATACAACCACTTATCTCCCATTGTACACGTTAATTTTTAGACTTGTTTTAAATTCCATGGAAATTACCCCATTTCCCATTGAAACACATccattttctttcttatttatttCCATGGCATGCAATATTTCCTTTCTtgattaaatttattattatatagttctaAACAATTTCCATACAATTGGCATTGATATGGTGAGCACTAAGTTCTCAACTCTGTTTGACGTCGTG
This genomic interval from Trifolium pratense cultivar HEN17-A07 linkage group LG6, ARS_RC_1.1, whole genome shotgun sequence contains the following:
- the LOC123892487 gene encoding probable calcium-binding protein CML35, producing the protein MKFINPKNLSPKRLFRSKKEKSSVSRSDPPSFGSASSSDESTHKTVAGGSQTPTSVLPEDWSDVNVDVQWELAQAFRLIDRDNDGVVSRQELQAVLTRLGARPPSSEEIEMMLSEVDSDGRGFISVETIMNRISSGSGSGNGSGSGSGSGSDPEEELREAFEVFDTDRDGRISADELLRVFRAIGDERCTLEECRRMIAGVDKNGDGFVCFEEFSVMMELQR